A region of Channa argus isolate prfri chromosome 8, Channa argus male v1.0, whole genome shotgun sequence DNA encodes the following proteins:
- the bcar3 gene encoding breast cancer anti-estrogen resistance protein 3 isoform X2 codes for MMAEGRFASLPRSLHAHHNLGGGTGHPGVPSTYLGVPSSSSSSSSSSSSTCSSRRLQASLTSSMDLLSSRPGLSSGQDNSLSELPAAAHYQPVSIHGTLPRRKRGGKTLAHGNHTWDPRANHGNKSLTAGHVHQPLTSPLLQNIIDDFHGYREPAGSLDTAVDYVKFSRDQFILDCPSEKLRRELEEELKMNCEEPRSHAWYHGAIPRQVAENLVQRDGDFLIRDSLSIPGSYVLTCQWRNAAQHFKINKKVVMLNEAYSRVEYRLEREGFDSIPALIRYYVGNRKPVSQVVGAIIFQPVNRALPLRCLEEKYGLSSSHRETLMAQERRSQKRLSLNITNGHAHNDNTHDVHGSTNCQDSSVGRGSQLRLKDRCGSQPASLNQVQERRRPLKAHQSESVLPLGSKPQTQQPSDPLLSSPNPKSPVFRTGSEPALSPSVPRRSAEPLAGQAIRASDSQLCPKPPPKPSKVPVGRLPRSPCLQPPVDPSSSSRHTDASCTSHTLAASPLDSPCAETPTSTRRSGVTTVPPVPPVKPLKFPHFLPADPHSFSTSVASSPELVQYPDSEATSGWTERLQPSPTHLRSPSPLQWEEPNSPNFMTDNGFVERLRREVEGGRQQVEAGGRRGLDRSSYHHAIAALENTSEEEEEDGGREEEDEQKDKSRDQERCGFQRPVMETESAFKPAEFGSRLLPQENKPLEMVVLKRAKELLLSHNHHSIARHLLMADCQVARILGVTPELKGQMGVSSGLELVTLPHGRQLRLDLMERHHTMAIGVAVDILGCTGSVEERASTLNRIILVALELKDKVGDLFAFTALMKALDLPQISRLEDTWTALRRSYTQTAISYEKTLKPFYKNLYEGTASSPAVVCVPLLLPLLTLMERPSVTLEGEELWETSDQCCDIMLHHLEAARDVAHNTQTYMANAQKILQGFQCDEDLLEVLKTDFQLRLLWGSRGASVNQSDRYNKFNLILTALSRKLEPLPKTQTVI; via the exons ATGATGGCAGAGGGGCGTTTTGCAAGTTTGCCAAGATCCCTTCATGCACACCACAACCTAGGAGGAGGCACTGGTCACCCTGGGGTCCCCTCTACCTACCTTGGTgtccccagcagcagcagcagcagcagcagcagcagcagcagcacttgcTCCTCCAGAAGGCTCCAGGCATCCCTCACCTCCTCTATGGACCTCCTCAGCTCCAGGCCTGG TCTCTCTTCAGGGCAGGACAACAGCCTGTCagagctgcctgctgctgctcattaCCAGCCAGTGTCCATTCATGGGACTCTGCCTCGGCGCAAGAGAGGAGGTAAGACGCTGGCCCACGGGAACCACACCTGGGACCCCAGAGCCAATCATGGGAACAAGTCACTGACTGCGGGACACGTCCATCAGCCCTTGACCTCACCGCTGCTTCAAAATATCATTGATGACTTTCATGGTTACAG GGAGCCAGCTGGCAGCCTGGACACTGCAGTGGACTATGTAAAG TTCTCCAGAGATCAGTTCATCTTGGACTGTCCTTCAGAGAAACTTCGCCGAGAGCTGGAAGAGGAGCTGAAGATGAACTGTGAGGAGCCAAGGAGCCACGCATGGTACCACGGAGCAATACCCAGACAG GTTGCAGAAAACTTGGTGCAGCGTGATGGGGATTTCTTGATACGTGATTCGCTGTCAATACCCGGAAGTTATGTTCTGACTTGTCAATGGCGAAATGCCGCTCAGCActttaaaatcaacaaaaag GTAGTGATGCTAAACGAAGCCTACTCCCGAGTCGAGTACCGGCTGGAAAGAGAAGGATTTGACAGCATCCCTGCACTTATAAGATACTATGTTGGAAACAGAAAACCTGTCTCCCAG gtgGTTGGAGCCATCATCTTTCAGCCGGTTAACAGAGCTCTGCCATTGCGCTGTTTGGAAGAAAAGTATGGATTATCCAGCAGTCACCGAGAGACGCTCATGGCCCAGGAGCGACGGAGTCAGAAGCGCCTCAGCCTCAACATCACCAACGGGCACGCACACAACGACAACACGCACGACGTGCACGGCAGCACAAACTGCCAGGACAGCAGCGTGGGCCGAGGCAGCCAGCTCAG GTTAAAGGATCGCTGTGGCAGCCAACCAGCAAGTCTCAATCAGGTGCAGGAGAGGCGACGCCCGCTCAAGGCGCACCAATCAGAAAGCGTCCTACCTCTCG GTTCCAAACCACAGACCCAACAGCCATCAGACCCCCTCCTCTCCAGCCCTAACCCCAAGTCTCCAGTGTTTCGGACGGGCAGTGAGCCGGCACTAAGCCCCTCTGTCCCCCGGAGATCAGCAGAGCCTCTCGCTG GACAGGCCATCAGGGCCTCTGACAGTCAGCTGTGTCCTAAACCACCACCCAAACCCAGCAAGGTACCGGTGGGCCGACTGCCTCGATCGCCCTGCCTTCAGCCCCCGGTGGACCCCTCCAGTTCTTCACGCCACACAGACGCCTCCTGCACCTCCCACACTCTGGCTGCATCTCCGCTGGACTCCCCATGCGCGGAAACACCTACCTCCACACGGAGGAGTGGAG TCACCACGGTCCCTCCTGTGCCGCCAGTGAAGCCCCTGAAGTTCCCTCACTTCCTCCCTGCAGACCCCCACAGCTTCTCCACCTCAGTAGCTTCATCTCCTGAGCTGGTTCAGTATCCGGATTCAGAGGCAACGTCAGGATGGACTGAACGGCTGCAGCCGAGCCCCACGCACCTGAGGTCCCCCAGCCCGCTGCAGTGGGAAGAACCGAATTCACCAAACTTTATGACAGACAACGGCTTCGTTGAGAGACTGAGGAGAGAGgtggaaggagggagacagcaGGTGGAGGCGGGAGGACGGAGAGGACTGGACAGAAGCTCCTACCATCACGCCATCGCGGCCTTAGAAAATAccagtgaggaagaggaggaggatggagggcGGGAGGAAGAGGACgagcagaaagacaaaagcagGGACCAAGAGAGGTGCGGTTTCCAGCGGCCGGTCATGGAGACAGAGTCCGCATTCAAACCGGCAGAGTTCGGTTCCCGACTTCTGCCGCAGGAAAACAAACCTCTGGAGATGGTGGTTCTGAAGAGAGCGAAGGAGCTGCTGCTCAGCCACAATCACCACAGTATAGCCAGACACCTGCTGATGGCCGACTGCCAG GTGGCAAGAATACTCGGAGTGACTCCAGAGCTTAAAGGTCAGATGGGCGTGTCCTCCGGTCTGGAGTTGGTGACGCTGCCACATGGTCGGCAGCTGAGACTGGACCTCATGGAAag ACACCACACCATGGCGATAGGTGTTGCTGTGGATATTCTGGGATGTACAGGCAGCGTGGAGGAGCGGGCGTCCACGTTAAATCGCATCATCCTCGTGGCGTTGGAGCTGAAGGACAAAGTGGGGGACCTGTTCGCTTTCACCGCCCTGATGAAGGCTCTGGACCTGCCgcag ATCAGTCGTCTGGAGGACACGTGGACGGCTCTGCGGAGGAGCTACACGCAGACGGCCATCAGCTACGAGAAGACGCTCAAACCTTTCTACAAGAATCTGTATGAAGGCACag CCTCTTCCCCTGCGGTGGTCTGCGTCCCATTGCTGCTGCCTCTCCTCACTTTGATGGAGCGGCCATCAGTCACGCTTGAGGGGGAAGAGCTCTGGGAGACCAGCGACCAGTGTTGCGACATCATGCTGCACCACCTTGAGGCCGCACGTGACGtcgcacacaacacacagaccTACATGGCCAACGCACAAAAGATCTTGCAAG GGTTTCAGTGCGACGAAGACCTGCTGGAGGTTCTAAAGACAGACTTTCAGCTGCGGCTGCTGTGGGGAAGCCGCGGCGCTTCAGTCAACCAATCAGATCGCTACAACAAGTTCAACCTCATCCTCACTGCGTTGTCACGGAAACTGGAGCCCTTACCTAAAACACAAACCGTAATCTGA
- the bcar3 gene encoding breast cancer anti-estrogen resistance protein 3 isoform X3 yields MSERCNLKTLTAALCCFYHKNSVITAKFSRDQFILDCPSEKLRRELEEELKMNCEEPRSHAWYHGAIPRQVAENLVQRDGDFLIRDSLSIPGSYVLTCQWRNAAQHFKINKKVVMLNEAYSRVEYRLEREGFDSIPALIRYYVGNRKPVSQVVGAIIFQPVNRALPLRCLEEKYGLSSSHRETLMAQERRSQKRLSLNITNGHAHNDNTHDVHGSTNCQDSSVGRGSQLRLKDRCGSQPASLNQVQERRRPLKAHQSESVLPLGSKPQTQQPSDPLLSSPNPKSPVFRTGSEPALSPSVPRRSAEPLAGQAIRASDSQLCPKPPPKPSKVPVGRLPRSPCLQPPVDPSSSSRHTDASCTSHTLAASPLDSPCAETPTSTRRSGVTTVPPVPPVKPLKFPHFLPADPHSFSTSVASSPELVQYPDSEATSGWTERLQPSPTHLRSPSPLQWEEPNSPNFMTDNGFVERLRREVEGGRQQVEAGGRRGLDRSSYHHAIAALENTSEEEEEDGGREEEDEQKDKSRDQERCGFQRPVMETESAFKPAEFGSRLLPQENKPLEMVVLKRAKELLLSHNHHSIARHLLMADCQVARILGVTPELKGQMGVSSGLELVTLPHGRQLRLDLMERHHTMAIGVAVDILGCTGSVEERASTLNRIILVALELKDKVGDLFAFTALMKALDLPQISRLEDTWTALRRSYTQTAISYEKTLKPFYKNLYEGTASSPAVVCVPLLLPLLTLMERPSVTLEGEELWETSDQCCDIMLHHLEAARDVAHNTQTYMANAQKILQGFQCDEDLLEVLKTDFQLRLLWGSRGASVNQSDRYNKFNLILTALSRKLEPLPKTQTVI; encoded by the exons ATGTCGGAGCGATGCAACCTCAAGACCCTGACAGCAGCACTGTGTTGCTTTTACCACAAGAACTCTGTCATTACAGCAAAG TTCTCCAGAGATCAGTTCATCTTGGACTGTCCTTCAGAGAAACTTCGCCGAGAGCTGGAAGAGGAGCTGAAGATGAACTGTGAGGAGCCAAGGAGCCACGCATGGTACCACGGAGCAATACCCAGACAG GTTGCAGAAAACTTGGTGCAGCGTGATGGGGATTTCTTGATACGTGATTCGCTGTCAATACCCGGAAGTTATGTTCTGACTTGTCAATGGCGAAATGCCGCTCAGCActttaaaatcaacaaaaag GTAGTGATGCTAAACGAAGCCTACTCCCGAGTCGAGTACCGGCTGGAAAGAGAAGGATTTGACAGCATCCCTGCACTTATAAGATACTATGTTGGAAACAGAAAACCTGTCTCCCAG gtgGTTGGAGCCATCATCTTTCAGCCGGTTAACAGAGCTCTGCCATTGCGCTGTTTGGAAGAAAAGTATGGATTATCCAGCAGTCACCGAGAGACGCTCATGGCCCAGGAGCGACGGAGTCAGAAGCGCCTCAGCCTCAACATCACCAACGGGCACGCACACAACGACAACACGCACGACGTGCACGGCAGCACAAACTGCCAGGACAGCAGCGTGGGCCGAGGCAGCCAGCTCAG GTTAAAGGATCGCTGTGGCAGCCAACCAGCAAGTCTCAATCAGGTGCAGGAGAGGCGACGCCCGCTCAAGGCGCACCAATCAGAAAGCGTCCTACCTCTCG GTTCCAAACCACAGACCCAACAGCCATCAGACCCCCTCCTCTCCAGCCCTAACCCCAAGTCTCCAGTGTTTCGGACGGGCAGTGAGCCGGCACTAAGCCCCTCTGTCCCCCGGAGATCAGCAGAGCCTCTCGCTG GACAGGCCATCAGGGCCTCTGACAGTCAGCTGTGTCCTAAACCACCACCCAAACCCAGCAAGGTACCGGTGGGCCGACTGCCTCGATCGCCCTGCCTTCAGCCCCCGGTGGACCCCTCCAGTTCTTCACGCCACACAGACGCCTCCTGCACCTCCCACACTCTGGCTGCATCTCCGCTGGACTCCCCATGCGCGGAAACACCTACCTCCACACGGAGGAGTGGAG TCACCACGGTCCCTCCTGTGCCGCCAGTGAAGCCCCTGAAGTTCCCTCACTTCCTCCCTGCAGACCCCCACAGCTTCTCCACCTCAGTAGCTTCATCTCCTGAGCTGGTTCAGTATCCGGATTCAGAGGCAACGTCAGGATGGACTGAACGGCTGCAGCCGAGCCCCACGCACCTGAGGTCCCCCAGCCCGCTGCAGTGGGAAGAACCGAATTCACCAAACTTTATGACAGACAACGGCTTCGTTGAGAGACTGAGGAGAGAGgtggaaggagggagacagcaGGTGGAGGCGGGAGGACGGAGAGGACTGGACAGAAGCTCCTACCATCACGCCATCGCGGCCTTAGAAAATAccagtgaggaagaggaggaggatggagggcGGGAGGAAGAGGACgagcagaaagacaaaagcagGGACCAAGAGAGGTGCGGTTTCCAGCGGCCGGTCATGGAGACAGAGTCCGCATTCAAACCGGCAGAGTTCGGTTCCCGACTTCTGCCGCAGGAAAACAAACCTCTGGAGATGGTGGTTCTGAAGAGAGCGAAGGAGCTGCTGCTCAGCCACAATCACCACAGTATAGCCAGACACCTGCTGATGGCCGACTGCCAG GTGGCAAGAATACTCGGAGTGACTCCAGAGCTTAAAGGTCAGATGGGCGTGTCCTCCGGTCTGGAGTTGGTGACGCTGCCACATGGTCGGCAGCTGAGACTGGACCTCATGGAAag ACACCACACCATGGCGATAGGTGTTGCTGTGGATATTCTGGGATGTACAGGCAGCGTGGAGGAGCGGGCGTCCACGTTAAATCGCATCATCCTCGTGGCGTTGGAGCTGAAGGACAAAGTGGGGGACCTGTTCGCTTTCACCGCCCTGATGAAGGCTCTGGACCTGCCgcag ATCAGTCGTCTGGAGGACACGTGGACGGCTCTGCGGAGGAGCTACACGCAGACGGCCATCAGCTACGAGAAGACGCTCAAACCTTTCTACAAGAATCTGTATGAAGGCACag CCTCTTCCCCTGCGGTGGTCTGCGTCCCATTGCTGCTGCCTCTCCTCACTTTGATGGAGCGGCCATCAGTCACGCTTGAGGGGGAAGAGCTCTGGGAGACCAGCGACCAGTGTTGCGACATCATGCTGCACCACCTTGAGGCCGCACGTGACGtcgcacacaacacacagaccTACATGGCCAACGCACAAAAGATCTTGCAAG GGTTTCAGTGCGACGAAGACCTGCTGGAGGTTCTAAAGACAGACTTTCAGCTGCGGCTGCTGTGGGGAAGCCGCGGCGCTTCAGTCAACCAATCAGATCGCTACAACAAGTTCAACCTCATCCTCACTGCGTTGTCACGGAAACTGGAGCCCTTACCTAAAACACAAACCGTAATCTGA
- the bcar3 gene encoding breast cancer anti-estrogen resistance protein 3 isoform X1, with amino-acid sequence MKHQSISRWLSQLGLPEYCTVLEQEYDGVEDLLHLSEYDLLELGVHNHIHRLHLLTSLSLLQERERRRELRMMAEGRFASLPRSLHAHHNLGGGTGHPGVPSTYLGVPSSSSSSSSSSSSTCSSRRLQASLTSSMDLLSSRPGLSSGQDNSLSELPAAAHYQPVSIHGTLPRRKRGGKTLAHGNHTWDPRANHGNKSLTAGHVHQPLTSPLLQNIIDDFHGYREPAGSLDTAVDYVKFSRDQFILDCPSEKLRRELEEELKMNCEEPRSHAWYHGAIPRQVAENLVQRDGDFLIRDSLSIPGSYVLTCQWRNAAQHFKINKKVVMLNEAYSRVEYRLEREGFDSIPALIRYYVGNRKPVSQVVGAIIFQPVNRALPLRCLEEKYGLSSSHRETLMAQERRSQKRLSLNITNGHAHNDNTHDVHGSTNCQDSSVGRGSQLRLKDRCGSQPASLNQVQERRRPLKAHQSESVLPLGSKPQTQQPSDPLLSSPNPKSPVFRTGSEPALSPSVPRRSAEPLAGQAIRASDSQLCPKPPPKPSKVPVGRLPRSPCLQPPVDPSSSSRHTDASCTSHTLAASPLDSPCAETPTSTRRSGVTTVPPVPPVKPLKFPHFLPADPHSFSTSVASSPELVQYPDSEATSGWTERLQPSPTHLRSPSPLQWEEPNSPNFMTDNGFVERLRREVEGGRQQVEAGGRRGLDRSSYHHAIAALENTSEEEEEDGGREEEDEQKDKSRDQERCGFQRPVMETESAFKPAEFGSRLLPQENKPLEMVVLKRAKELLLSHNHHSIARHLLMADCQVARILGVTPELKGQMGVSSGLELVTLPHGRQLRLDLMERHHTMAIGVAVDILGCTGSVEERASTLNRIILVALELKDKVGDLFAFTALMKALDLPQISRLEDTWTALRRSYTQTAISYEKTLKPFYKNLYEGTASSPAVVCVPLLLPLLTLMERPSVTLEGEELWETSDQCCDIMLHHLEAARDVAHNTQTYMANAQKILQGFQCDEDLLEVLKTDFQLRLLWGSRGASVNQSDRYNKFNLILTALSRKLEPLPKTQTVI; translated from the exons AGTTGAGGATGATGGCAGAGGGGCGTTTTGCAAGTTTGCCAAGATCCCTTCATGCACACCACAACCTAGGAGGAGGCACTGGTCACCCTGGGGTCCCCTCTACCTACCTTGGTgtccccagcagcagcagcagcagcagcagcagcagcagcagcacttgcTCCTCCAGAAGGCTCCAGGCATCCCTCACCTCCTCTATGGACCTCCTCAGCTCCAGGCCTGG TCTCTCTTCAGGGCAGGACAACAGCCTGTCagagctgcctgctgctgctcattaCCAGCCAGTGTCCATTCATGGGACTCTGCCTCGGCGCAAGAGAGGAGGTAAGACGCTGGCCCACGGGAACCACACCTGGGACCCCAGAGCCAATCATGGGAACAAGTCACTGACTGCGGGACACGTCCATCAGCCCTTGACCTCACCGCTGCTTCAAAATATCATTGATGACTTTCATGGTTACAG GGAGCCAGCTGGCAGCCTGGACACTGCAGTGGACTATGTAAAG TTCTCCAGAGATCAGTTCATCTTGGACTGTCCTTCAGAGAAACTTCGCCGAGAGCTGGAAGAGGAGCTGAAGATGAACTGTGAGGAGCCAAGGAGCCACGCATGGTACCACGGAGCAATACCCAGACAG GTTGCAGAAAACTTGGTGCAGCGTGATGGGGATTTCTTGATACGTGATTCGCTGTCAATACCCGGAAGTTATGTTCTGACTTGTCAATGGCGAAATGCCGCTCAGCActttaaaatcaacaaaaag GTAGTGATGCTAAACGAAGCCTACTCCCGAGTCGAGTACCGGCTGGAAAGAGAAGGATTTGACAGCATCCCTGCACTTATAAGATACTATGTTGGAAACAGAAAACCTGTCTCCCAG gtgGTTGGAGCCATCATCTTTCAGCCGGTTAACAGAGCTCTGCCATTGCGCTGTTTGGAAGAAAAGTATGGATTATCCAGCAGTCACCGAGAGACGCTCATGGCCCAGGAGCGACGGAGTCAGAAGCGCCTCAGCCTCAACATCACCAACGGGCACGCACACAACGACAACACGCACGACGTGCACGGCAGCACAAACTGCCAGGACAGCAGCGTGGGCCGAGGCAGCCAGCTCAG GTTAAAGGATCGCTGTGGCAGCCAACCAGCAAGTCTCAATCAGGTGCAGGAGAGGCGACGCCCGCTCAAGGCGCACCAATCAGAAAGCGTCCTACCTCTCG GTTCCAAACCACAGACCCAACAGCCATCAGACCCCCTCCTCTCCAGCCCTAACCCCAAGTCTCCAGTGTTTCGGACGGGCAGTGAGCCGGCACTAAGCCCCTCTGTCCCCCGGAGATCAGCAGAGCCTCTCGCTG GACAGGCCATCAGGGCCTCTGACAGTCAGCTGTGTCCTAAACCACCACCCAAACCCAGCAAGGTACCGGTGGGCCGACTGCCTCGATCGCCCTGCCTTCAGCCCCCGGTGGACCCCTCCAGTTCTTCACGCCACACAGACGCCTCCTGCACCTCCCACACTCTGGCTGCATCTCCGCTGGACTCCCCATGCGCGGAAACACCTACCTCCACACGGAGGAGTGGAG TCACCACGGTCCCTCCTGTGCCGCCAGTGAAGCCCCTGAAGTTCCCTCACTTCCTCCCTGCAGACCCCCACAGCTTCTCCACCTCAGTAGCTTCATCTCCTGAGCTGGTTCAGTATCCGGATTCAGAGGCAACGTCAGGATGGACTGAACGGCTGCAGCCGAGCCCCACGCACCTGAGGTCCCCCAGCCCGCTGCAGTGGGAAGAACCGAATTCACCAAACTTTATGACAGACAACGGCTTCGTTGAGAGACTGAGGAGAGAGgtggaaggagggagacagcaGGTGGAGGCGGGAGGACGGAGAGGACTGGACAGAAGCTCCTACCATCACGCCATCGCGGCCTTAGAAAATAccagtgaggaagaggaggaggatggagggcGGGAGGAAGAGGACgagcagaaagacaaaagcagGGACCAAGAGAGGTGCGGTTTCCAGCGGCCGGTCATGGAGACAGAGTCCGCATTCAAACCGGCAGAGTTCGGTTCCCGACTTCTGCCGCAGGAAAACAAACCTCTGGAGATGGTGGTTCTGAAGAGAGCGAAGGAGCTGCTGCTCAGCCACAATCACCACAGTATAGCCAGACACCTGCTGATGGCCGACTGCCAG GTGGCAAGAATACTCGGAGTGACTCCAGAGCTTAAAGGTCAGATGGGCGTGTCCTCCGGTCTGGAGTTGGTGACGCTGCCACATGGTCGGCAGCTGAGACTGGACCTCATGGAAag ACACCACACCATGGCGATAGGTGTTGCTGTGGATATTCTGGGATGTACAGGCAGCGTGGAGGAGCGGGCGTCCACGTTAAATCGCATCATCCTCGTGGCGTTGGAGCTGAAGGACAAAGTGGGGGACCTGTTCGCTTTCACCGCCCTGATGAAGGCTCTGGACCTGCCgcag ATCAGTCGTCTGGAGGACACGTGGACGGCTCTGCGGAGGAGCTACACGCAGACGGCCATCAGCTACGAGAAGACGCTCAAACCTTTCTACAAGAATCTGTATGAAGGCACag CCTCTTCCCCTGCGGTGGTCTGCGTCCCATTGCTGCTGCCTCTCCTCACTTTGATGGAGCGGCCATCAGTCACGCTTGAGGGGGAAGAGCTCTGGGAGACCAGCGACCAGTGTTGCGACATCATGCTGCACCACCTTGAGGCCGCACGTGACGtcgcacacaacacacagaccTACATGGCCAACGCACAAAAGATCTTGCAAG GGTTTCAGTGCGACGAAGACCTGCTGGAGGTTCTAAAGACAGACTTTCAGCTGCGGCTGCTGTGGGGAAGCCGCGGCGCTTCAGTCAACCAATCAGATCGCTACAACAAGTTCAACCTCATCCTCACTGCGTTGTCACGGAAACTGGAGCCCTTACCTAAAACACAAACCGTAATCTGA